A window of Kineococcus sp. NBC_00420 genomic DNA:
TTCCCGTCGGGCGGCCGTGACGTCGCCGCGTTCGAGTTCGCAGTAGGCGCGGTTGTTGACGACCAGCAGGTGGAGCTGAGCGTCACCGAGGGCGAGTTCCTCGGCGCGTCGGTACCAGGACCGGGAGTCCTCGTGCGCTCCGAGTTCGTCCAGGAGGTCCGCGACCTTGATGAGGACCCGTGTCCGGACGCGTTGCGGGACGTCGTCGTCGAAGGCCGCCGCCGCGTCCAGGGCGTGCTCGAGCGCCGTCGGCCGGTCGCCGATGTCGGTGAAGGAGCGGGCGAGGACCCAGCTGGCCCGCACCCGGAGCTCGCTCGTGAGGTCGGGGTGCTCACGCCGCACCGCGGCGATGGCGGCCGCCGCAGCCGCACCGTCACCGTCGCGCTGCAGGGCCTCGGCCTCCCAGACGCGGGCACAGGCCAGGGCCCCGCGCGCGCCCAGGTCCCAGGCCCGCCCGGCGAGGGAGCGGGCCACCCGGGCGCCCTCCGCGGGGTCCATGCCGACCAGGTCGTCGAGCTCGTCGAGCTCGTGGCGCAACTGCTGCACGGGGTCGAGCGAGACGTCGCGCACCGCCACGCCCACACCACCCGTCCTTCGACTCACCGGGTCCCGTCGCGACCCTTCCGTGAGGGATCGGTACCGGGCGGCCGCGACTTGAGCTCAGTCGCGGACGAGCTGCAGACGTCGCGCCTGGTCCGAGGAGAACTTCCGCTCCGGGTCGACCTGGTCACGGACCGTCCGCCAGGCCGGCAGCTCCGGGTACATGCGTGCGAAGCGGTCGGCCGTGGTGCGGGAGTCCTTGGCCAGGTAGAGGCGGCCACCGGCGTCGAGGACCATCTCGTCGAGCAGGTCGCACAGCTGGTCCAGGCCCTTGCGGACGGGCAGGTCCACGGCGAGGGTCCAGCCGCGGGTCGGGAACGACAGCGGGGCGTCGTTGGCGTCCCCGAAGCGCTTGAGGACGTTCAGCGCCGAGATGTGACCGGACTCGACGATGGCCTCCATGCTGGCCTTCAGGACGTCGGTCCGGTCCAGGGGCACGACGAACTGGTACTGCAGGAAGCCGTTCGGACCGTAGGCCCGGTTCCAGTCCGCGAACAGGTCGAGCAGGTGGTAGAACTGCGTGATGTTCTGCACCACACCGGACTTGGTCTTCGACTTCCGGTAGTAGAACTCGTTCAGGGCTTTCGCTGACAGCCGGTTGAGCATCCCCGAGGGGAAGAGGTCGGGGAAGCTCGCGAGCTGCGGGGCGTCGAACTTCAGCGGGTCCTTGCGCAGTTCCGGAGGCAGGTCGGACAGCTTCGCCGAGGAGCCGCGCAGCAGGAACCCGCGACCCATGTGCGGGCCCGTCGTGACGGAGTCGAACCACGTCTTGGAGTACGTGTAGTTCTCGTCGTTCTTCTGCAGCCGCTCGAGCATGTCGTCGAAGTCGGGGGTCTGCTCGACGTCGGCGATGAAGTACGACGTCTCCACGCGGTCCAGGCGGATCTTCGCGCGGAGCACGATGCCGGTCAGACCCATGCCGCCCGTGGTGGCCAGGAACAGGTCGCGGTCCGGGCCGTCGGGGGTGAGGGTGCGCACCTGTCCGTCCGCCGTCAGCAGGTCCAGCGACAGCACGTGGCGGGTGAAGGTGCCCTGGGTGTGGTGGTTGCCGCCGTGGATGTCGGCGCCGATCGCGCCGCCGACGGTCACCTGCCGGGTCCCCGGCAGGACCGGCACCCACAGGCCGTGCGGCACGACGGCGCGCAGCAGCTGGTCCAGGGAGCAGCCGGCGTCGACGTCGGCGGTCGCGGCGTCCACGTCGATGTCGTGGATGCGGTCCAACGCGGTCATGTCGACGACGAGACCCCCCGCGTTCTGCGCCGGGTCGCCGTAGGAGCGGCCGAGGCCCCGGGCGATGACGCCGCGGGGACCGGCGGTGCGCACGGCTTCCGCGATGACGTCGAGGTCCTGGGTGTGCAGGACGGTGGCCGTCGTCGGCGCGGTGCGCCCCCATCCCGTGAGGCGCTGCGTCGTGCGCAGAGCTCCGTCGACGTCGGGGACGGGACCACTCTTGCGACCGGGGAAGCTCACCACGGACGCGAGCCTAACCGCCGGGCCGCGGATCCCACGGACGGCGGCTGCAGTCGGGCCCCGAACCGCCGATCCCCGACCGACCCCGCGCTCCACCTGCTGCCGTCGTTCGTGAGCACTGTCCTGAGGGCGTTCGTGGTGGCGAGACGTGGTTGCCCCGAACCGCACGAAGGGGGCGGGACGGGACCGGCTGGTCGCCGATCCCCCCGGACGTCGGAGCGGCGCGGCGCCGGGTCGGTGGCAGACTCGGCGCCGTGAGCCAACGCACCCGCACCGAGGTCGCCCGACTGGTCGACCACACCCTGCTGAAGCCCGAGGCGACCGCCGCCGACGTCGCGGCGCTGTGCGAGGAGGCTCGGTCGCTGGGCGTCCTCGCCGTCTGCGTCTCGCCGAACATGCTCCCCGTCCGGGGCGAGGGTCTCGTCGTCGCCACGGTGTGCGGTTTCCCGTCCGGCAAGCACACCAGCGCGGTGAAGGCGGCGGAGGCCACCCTCGCCGCGCGGGCCGGGGCGGACGAGGTCGACATGGTCATCGACGTCGGCGCGGCCCTGGCCGGTGACTACGACGCCGTCCGCGACGACATCGCAACCGTGCGGGCGGCTATCCCGTCCCCGACCGTCCTCAAGGTCATCGTCGAGTCCGCCGCGCTGCCCGACGAGGCGCTGGTCGCGGTGTGCCGGGCGGCCGAGGCTGCCAGCGCCGACTTCGTGAAGACGTCGACTGGTTTCCACCCCAGCGGCGGTGCGAGCGTGCACGCCGTCGAGATCATGCACGCGACCGTCGGAGGTCGGCTCGGCATCAAGGCCAGCGGCGGGATCCGTTCGACGGAGGCCGCGCTCGCGCTGCTCGACGCCGGCGCGACCCGCCTGGGCCTGTCGGGGACGGCCGCGGTGCTGGCCGGGTTGGCGGAGTGAGAGCCGTGGAGGGGAACGAGATGGGCGACACCCGGGCCATCGAGTGCTGGCTGACCGACATGGACGGCGTGCTGGTCCACGAGGACCACGCGCTGCCCGGTGCGGCGGAGTTCCTGCAGCGGCTGGCGGACTCGAGCCGCCGGTTCCTGGTGCTCACGAACAACTCGATCTTCACTCCACGCGACCTCGCCGCCCGCCTCTCCCGCAGCGGGATCGAGGTCCCCGAGGAGAACATCTGGACCTCGGCGCTCGCGACGGCGGACTTCCTGGCCCGGCAGATGCCCGGCGGTTCGGCCTACGTCATCGGCGAGTCCGGGCTGACGACGGCGCTCTACGAGGCCGGGTACACGATGACCGACACCGACCCCGACTACGTCGTCCTCGGCGAGACGCGGACGTACTCGTTCGAGGCCATCACGAAGGCGATCCGCCTCGTCGAGGCCGGGGCGCGGTTCATCGCCACGAACCCCGACGCCACCGGCCCCTCGAAGGAGGGATCGTTGCCGGCGACGGGGTCCGTGGCGGCGCTCATCACCCGCGCGACCGGGGCGGAGCCCTACTTCGTGGGGAAACCCAACCCCATGATGTTCCGGTCGGCGATGAACCGGATCGAGGCGCACTCCGAGACGACCGCGATGATCGGCGACCGGATGGACACCGACGTCGTCGCCGGAATCGAGGCCGGCCTGCGCACGTTCCTCGTCCTCACCGGGTCGACGAAGCGCGAACAGGTCCGGCGGTTCCCGTTCCAGCCCCACCGGATCGTGGACGGCATCGGGGACCTGATCGACCTGATCTGAGGTCGGGGCTGCGGGTCAGACCTCGGCGCCGAGGACGTGCGCCATCACGCGGTGGCCCCGGGCCTCGTCGTGCCGGCTCTGCCGTTCGAGGGTGCGCGACAGCAGCAGGTGCGCGAACGCGTCGGACGGCGTGCGGCGCACCAGGTCCCGCGCCTGCTCCTCCGCCTTGGACAGCATGGCGGCACCGAAGTAGGTGCGGGCCAGGAGTTCGCGCAGGGAGCGGTCGTCGGGGTTCTTCTCGACCAGGGGTTCGAGCAGCCGCACGCCCTCGGTGAAGCGGCGGTCGTCGAACGCCTCGCGGGCGAGTTCGAAGCTCAGGAGGTCGATGTTCACGAGGGTCTCAACTAAGCCGTGAGAGCGGGCATTCCCTCAACGCGCCTGAACCCCTTATCGAGGGTGACCAGCACCCTCCTAGCTATCGAGCAGACCGATCAGGAAGTCGCGCGAACTACTGACGTCCACAATTGAGGAGAACCCGGCGTCAAGGACGACCTTGAAGCGACCGTCAAGTTGAGTGACCCCCCGTGACGCACGGCCGGCCCAATGGTGTGTGACGTGAGTTGCGTCGAGGACGGTCCGGTCAAAGATGGGCACGAGTCGCGTGGCGATGCGCCCCGCAGATGAGTCAACGCCGATGAAATAGAACGCTGCGGCGTGCTCCACACTCGCAAGCCAGGCCAACATCTTGTCTACGTTGTAGCCTTTGGGCGCGGATGACTTGCCAATTGTTGTTGTCTTGACATCAACTCCCAGAACCCCGCCGGGGTGTCGGAGGCCAATGTCTTCCAGACGGTGCTGGGGCGTCAGGTGCGTAATCAGCTCTTCTATAGCGTTCCCGCGGAGATTGACATTCTCGACCCGGGCGATGCGAAGAACGTCTTCACTGGCAGTCTGGACGATGCGGTCCAGGCGATCCTGTAGTTCGGAGAATAGACCTGCACTCAACATATTCGCGGTGCGCTGGGGAGCGTTCAGAATGCTCTCCCGGTCCGCAATCGAGACACGGAACGGGCTCCCCGCAGGAAGAATGGCGCTCGTTGCCTCGACGAGGCGCCCCAGATTCTCCTCCCATGTGAAAGCCGCGTGGTGTGCGAACAAGTCGGGAAAGTTCCGCCGTTCGTTGCTGAGACCATCGAGGCTGCTCAAGATGTCCGTCCCGTTGAAGCTCCCCCTCAGTCGGTCTAAAGTCAGGTCCCGCGAGCTATGACTGATTTTGCGCAGTAGGCTGGTGTTACTCAGGCGAAATTCGACCCCTCCCGGTCTCACGATCACCACAATGAAGGGTTCACGGTCGTGCCTTTGTAGAGCAGAGAGCGACAGTACAGTATTTGAAAACGTGGGGCCGTTTGCTTCGGTGAACCGAAGAGCGTACCCGTCTGCAACGTAGACGCTACGCATCCGATGGTTAGAGAATGCGTCGACGAAAGCCTTCTCCACGTCAGCCTTGCGCGCCTGAGGATCACTCTGCTTGTATGCCGACAGGAAATCGAGCGCCGCCCCCCACGGCTCGGAGATCATGCCCAGCCCAGCTCGTGCAGCCGGGCGTCGTCGAGACCGAAGTGGTGGGCGATCTCGTGGACGACGGTGATCCGCACCTCGGCGACGACCTCCGCCCGGTCGGCGCAGACCGCGAGGGTCGGACGGCGGAAGATCGTGATCCGGTCGGGCAGGGCGCCGGCGGCCCACCAGGAGTCCCGTTCCGTCAGCGGGGTCCCCTCGTAGAGTCCGAGCAGGTCGGGCGGGAACTCCGGGCCGGGCTCGTCCTCGACGAGGACGACGACGTTGTCCATCGCGCGCGCCAGTTCCCCGGGGATCGAGTCCAGCGCGTCGCCGACGGCGATCTCGAACTCCTCGAGGCTCAGTTCCACCACGGCCCGGTCAGCGGGCGGCGACGACGCGACGCCGGTCGAACTCGCGCACGGGGGGACGACCCCAGCGCAGCCGCTCCACGAGGACGGCGTCGACCCCGACGGCCGCGCTGCTGACCAGCGCCGACTCCGCGTGGACCCGGACGAGGACGAGGTCGCGGGCGAACCCGGCGTCGTCGGCGCGGACCGTCTCGACGTGCACGACGCCGGACCCGGCGTCGCCGTCCGTCCGCACCGCCGAACGGCGGTGGGCGATGACGGTCACCCGGAAGCGCTTCATGGCTCGATCCTGTCTGCGGGTGCGCCGGCTGTCGAGCACGAGGTCTCAGCTCCGTCTCAGGTCGTCCGTCGTCGATCCCCCCGACCTCTCCACGAGGTGGGTGACCCGTCGGTTCAGCAGCAGCGCGCCCCGGGCCGCGCGGCCTTCGCGTCCGCCCGTCGGCGTTCGAACACCCCGCGGCTCACCGGCGGGTGACCGTGGGCCGCGCAGGACCGGAGGTAGGCCTCCCAGCGGTCGGTCCCGTCGACCTGGCGACGCCACCACCCCAGCGCCCCGAGCAGCGCCCTCACCGTTCCAGCTCCGCCCGCGCGAGCGTCAGTTCGCGCTGCTCCTGCGCGGTCACGACGAGCCCGGCCGGTTCGACGAGCTTCGAGGGCACCGCGGGTTCCTCCGTCGTCGGCAGTCCGCCGGCGCGCAGGGCCCGCACCACGACGACGGCCGCGTTGAGCGCGATGACGACGACCAGGACGGCGAACAACGACTGCAGGACCCCGTTGACGGTGGAGTTCGTCACGACCTGCTGCATCTGCGCCGCGTCCTTCGCCGGG
This region includes:
- a CDS encoding metallopeptidase family protein, producing MVELSLEEFEIAVGDALDSIPGELARAMDNVVVLVEDEPGPEFPPDLLGLYEGTPLTERDSWWAAGALPDRITIFRRPTLAVCADRAEVVAEVRITVVHEIAHHFGLDDARLHELGWA
- a CDS encoding tetratricopeptide repeat protein, producing MNIDLLSFELAREAFDDRRFTEGVRLLEPLVEKNPDDRSLRELLARTYFGAAMLSKAEEQARDLVRRTPSDAFAHLLLSRTLERQSRHDEARGHRVMAHVLGAEV
- a CDS encoding CstA-like transporter-associated (seleno)protein, translated to MRALLGALGWWRRQVDGTDRWEAYLRSCAAHGHPPVSRGVFERRRADAKAARPGARCC
- a CDS encoding FAD-binding protein, encoding MSFPGRKSGPVPDVDGALRTTQRLTGWGRTAPTTATVLHTQDLDVIAEAVRTAGPRGVIARGLGRSYGDPAQNAGGLVVDMTALDRIHDIDVDAATADVDAGCSLDQLLRAVVPHGLWVPVLPGTRQVTVGGAIGADIHGGNHHTQGTFTRHVLSLDLLTADGQVRTLTPDGPDRDLFLATTGGMGLTGIVLRAKIRLDRVETSYFIADVEQTPDFDDMLERLQKNDENYTYSKTWFDSVTTGPHMGRGFLLRGSSAKLSDLPPELRKDPLKFDAPQLASFPDLFPSGMLNRLSAKALNEFYYRKSKTKSGVVQNITQFYHLLDLFADWNRAYGPNGFLQYQFVVPLDRTDVLKASMEAIVESGHISALNVLKRFGDANDAPLSFPTRGWTLAVDLPVRKGLDQLCDLLDEMVLDAGGRLYLAKDSRTTADRFARMYPELPAWRTVRDQVDPERKFSSDQARRLQLVRD
- the deoC gene encoding deoxyribose-phosphate aldolase; the protein is MSQRTRTEVARLVDHTLLKPEATAADVAALCEEARSLGVLAVCVSPNMLPVRGEGLVVATVCGFPSGKHTSAVKAAEATLAARAGADEVDMVIDVGAALAGDYDAVRDDIATVRAAIPSPTVLKVIVESAALPDEALVAVCRAAEAASADFVKTSTGFHPSGGASVHAVEIMHATVGGRLGIKASGGIRSTEAALALLDAGATRLGLSGTAAVLAGLAE
- a CDS encoding HAD-IIA family hydrolase → MGDTRAIECWLTDMDGVLVHEDHALPGAAEFLQRLADSSRRFLVLTNNSIFTPRDLAARLSRSGIEVPEENIWTSALATADFLARQMPGGSAYVIGESGLTTALYEAGYTMTDTDPDYVVLGETRTYSFEAITKAIRLVEAGARFIATNPDATGPSKEGSLPATGSVAALITRATGAEPYFVGKPNPMMFRSAMNRIEAHSETTAMIGDRMDTDVVAGIEAGLRTFLVLTGSTKREQVRRFPFQPHRIVDGIGDLIDLI